Part of the Primulina huaijiensis isolate GDHJ02 chromosome 15, ASM1229523v2, whole genome shotgun sequence genome is shown below.
CAAAATGAGGTATAATATGTCATTTAGTTTGGAGAAACTTATTTACTGGGTTGTAGTGTTTTAGATTACGATAATGCATACAAACTGCATCAGTGCTATTATGGATTTCAAATAGAATATATATGTGCTTTAATTATATGGAAATACTTGTACAATCACTATTTATATTCCTAGAGAGGAAGATTCTCTACTGCTATGAGGCTAATTTATGATCTATGGGAACCAAATTTGTCTGTTTTGAAATAAGATTAGTAGTATAAGAACTCTGTCATGTATTTTCAAATAAACTTCATTCTGATGTATTTCCTTTTCTAAGCAGTGGAAGAGTCATTGACCCGAAAGGCATCTGTGCAAAGGTATCTCGAGAAGAAAAAAGACAGGTATCTTAAATAATTAAGTTGCTATCTGTGTTACAAACAAGACACGTGTTAAGTGCTTCTAGTTTCTATTTGGTTCCTCATATCTCTGTTAAGTGAAGGTTTAAAATCAAGAGGAAGGCAGGAATAGCATCATGCTCAAGCCTGGACATATACTTTAACCATCAAATGGGTAATCAGATTACAAATGAGCCCTTGAGTGGAAGCGACATATACTCACCGCCCCAACTCATGCCACCTTCTACCCCAAAACGCAGCAGTTCAGTTGATTACGATTTCATACAGAATATTTATACTTATTCTGGTATGAATAACTGAGATGAGATCTGCATCTTGTATTTTTCATTTAGACGGTCTAAATCCTGAAGTACATATTTCCCAAAATTTGTTGCCATTCTCCAGTATTGTTCTTGTGGTTTGTAACTTCTATGTGTAATATGTGCCCAAATTTTTCCCTGAACTTGATTGATAATAACAGGAATTCGAaaagaacaaagaaaaaaaacaagagagaGAGAACGTAAGAAAGATCCCTACAGTGGCTTAAGAAACTATGTAAATACAAACTTCTTGACTTCTTGTTGAAGTTCCACCATTGCTTATTAATTAGTATATAGGGCAAACTTGGGCTGCTTTTGCTACATTGAATACATGAATCTGATATCTATTAAACCTGATTTTCATTTTAGTGGCCAATGGTTAAATCATGCTCAGGTTAGTTTCGCATTCTGGCTGTTGTTATGTTGAGCAAATCACTTGATTAGTGGTTGAGGGTACTGAAATTGTTTTCAGGAGGCAACTATACTGAAATTGTTTTCAGGAGGCAACTATCAGAGATAATTTCTACTCTATGATTAGAAAATTGCTATGCTCGATTTCTATTCCGATCATGTATGTCCAGGTGTACAATACTTGGTTAGTCCGTTAATTGTTCAAGAATGATTATGCCTTGATTGTTGTTTTATTCAAATACCCTGAAATAGGgaggaaaaaatataaaagaaataacATTTCTACAGAGATCCAGTTTCAGCTACCAAATTTTGTTTCTTGCCTTTTGTGATGTCTCATAGTTGAATTATGTCTTCATTAGTTATTGCAGTCTTTTGACGATTATTTTGTTAGTACACTGGAAGAGGGAGGAAACCAAAGAAACCACATAGATCAATGATGAATCATGAACGGTTGCTTTTCAGGTACCAAGAACTCGAACTGGACTAGTTTGGACTGAACTCCCTCAGGTACCAAGAACTCGAACTGGACTAGTTTGGACTGAACTCCCGGCATATTACTTATTTTTTCTCACATGGTGATGATGACAGAGCCATCTCATTCTGTTATTATATGATCTCTTCAGGATTCATTTGGGAATTGAATCCCTATCCGTGGCATTGTCCTTTTCCCTGTTCACTTATTTTCCAGTGTCATGTCTTTATTCGAACTTGTTGTACAAGTAGTTCGAGTATAGGTGTAGGAGTTAGCCTCTTCCTTTCAGCAAAATCCCAGTTAGTTTAATTTCCTTTGGTAGTTGAATTGGGTGTCCTTTTAGCTGAGAAACTTGAGCAAGTGTCGGTAATCTTTGGCATGATTCTGCAGCTTTATGAAACATGGTATttttgtgtgtatgtgtgtgttaacATGGTCTAATTGATCGTGTTGTCATGTTCGATGTTCTCGTATGTCCGATTCACTATTTACGATGGTACAGTGATGCTTTTTCAATATATAAGCTTGATAACTCGTGCGCATACTGTAAGGGCCAATGGGCAATTAATTTGTCGCCCCATCATTCGCACGAGGAGCAATCCTGGTTCGATGATGCAGGTTGGAATCGCGCGGTGAAGTCCGTCtgtaacaatttttttaattattttaataaaatctatCAATGATCCAATAGCCAGATTAATTGGAtcgttttaattaataaaattaataaaaaaaaacttaaaaaattaaaattaatgataaaacatttttaaaaaaaataaaaaattgaatgaGATGATTTGGTCATTGTAGATCAATCGTCAAAATTATGTTAgcctttaaaaatttaaaatcattaaaaaaattttaaaaaaattgcatagAACGGCtagtaatttatatattttcaatctcttataaattcacttaattatgtttttaatattatgtaagcttttaagctttaattatgtgtcatttaaaaattttcaattatatgcaattttattttgtatttaaatatCCATATATTTAATGAAACAAAAACTTAAGATTTCAACACTCTATCTGCAATATCATCCCCTCCTCATCGTCGTCTTCTTCTTTTCAATTTCATCTTCaataatttttgatacctttgatcgATCTTATCATCACCATCgattaacaaaaattaaaagcaaTCATATTTACGGAAAGCTGTTGACCTATGTTACGTTTTGACACGATATTAAAGTGTTTCTCAAAATTTATGATGAAACAACCACTACTCTGACCGATGATATCTCTACATACACTGAACAAAATTTCAAACCGAGCCCGAATTTGAAAATCCAACGTGGGAAAAAGTTATCTTttcatatcaattttgtgaagtTCTGGAACAACCAGAAAATCATTCGTCACTATTTTTGATCAACTTCCGACCGTTTACCGCAACTTCCACCATCGGTCTTCCGAATTTGAAAGTAATTTAAGTTCGATTTTCAGCTTTCTAGTTTTCGAGAATTGCCCCAGACCCGTGTTACACAGGTCGGGTTCAGTTTAGTCGCGAATGATCTATAAGTTTTCGCGAATGAACGAAGTGCAGTCGTGTTGGAAATGGGCAGTTGTACTTGTGTCCCGATGGAGATCACTCTTTGTATTATGAGACAATGAAATCTAAATATTTAAACAAGCATGGCCCATTCCCAAATTATATCTCATTTTCACTCCCGAGGAACACATACAAAATGAGTCCCAAAAGTTCTTGTTGGGGTGTCATTTCAATTGTTTCATCGCATTTATTGGTCTGTGAATTAGTGCTTCTTGGAGTATGGATCAATCACGAACAATAATCGGTCAATTCTCATTATGTTTAATACTCAATTAGGGTGGTATTCCCATAAGCttaatgtattaaaaaaaaatgagtcactctcttgtgagatggtctcgcgaatttttatctgtgagacggatcaaccctaccgatattcgcaataaaaagtaatactcttagcataaaaagtaatattttttcagtgatgacccaaataagagattcgacccacgaaattgatctgtgagaccgtctcacaagagtttttatgttaaaaaatagatatcgtatcgaaaaatattaaaaatacttatatcgatatcataccgaaaatttcaaaataccgaaatttcggtataatTAACATATTGATTAAACCGAAATGTTATAGTATATCGAGATTTCGGTACAATAtcgatatatataattatatatcgaaaaaatactttatatttttgtaaaaatttaactttgttatttaaatatatattattttagtatttcgatatatgttgaaaattttcaaatttcgtATCATTATCTCACCTAAAATTTCGGTAAattctttatatttttggtACGATAACCTCAATATatcgaaaattattttttttcccacccctgtcaaacttttttttttattttatttttttgtgaattgCTTATTAGAAGACTATCCTGAAggtatattttgtatttttatctATCTAAAAAGTTTTAAAGaataatctatttatttaaagtatCTGGTTCATCTGACCCATTTATATCTATATCCAACGAATAATAATTTGTTGTGACATCACACGCCTAACAActcttaaaaatcaaatagcTACTATATAAAATATCCATACTACACCTTTCCTGTTCGAAGAAATAGTTGCTCTTGTCTTGGTGGATAGGATACAAAAAGATTATAGTTTAATTGGAAGGCAAGagggaaaaaatattacaagtaAAAAAATCGACATATAATTGAAACCTTTTAATAagtttatatgtgtgtgtgttataaCTAAATATTTTGTGTCGTAGAAGGtcaatattttactatttatcTATCAtacatcttgattttgctgcATGCTATGGATACCTAGCTCAGTGCCAATATCTATGGCAAACTCTTGTAAAAGAAAAAGCTTTGCATCCATCGTAATTATTCTTCGTAGGATTATTGTCCATACTAGGTTTGAGTAAAGTCTTCTTATCAGTTCTTCGACTTCTTTTTGAAATAATAAGTTGTAGTAGCATTGCCCACAATCGACACAAGTACAATAACGATTGACATCCATTGTTTGTGATGATGAAATGATATCTATAGTTATATGAAATGATATCTATAGTTAGTTTTTTATACCGTAAGCAAAATATGATGAGTCATCATTTGTTTTTGACAAgtgttaagattaagtttgtcTGTTTCAGTACAATATTGACAattgttatattataatataatattgtaaATAGGTAAGATTAGTCATCAGAATTTGTTAGTATATTTTGACACATGTAATGTCTGACAAAACGTAGTCATTGTTCATTTATATTATGTGGAAATAGAATTTATATGGTTGTAAAAGAAATAATACACAAAAATCAGGAGATTAAGCTTAAACAAATCTAATAATTTTGAAGGTTGCCATTTGCAGTTTATGATTTCGCAAATAAGTTAAGCTCAAGCtctttttcacaaaaatatattCATGAGTCACTCTTGAACAAAAATTTATCTATTCACAACAAGTATTTTGGATAAGCTCTTGATGCTACGTTTTATAGCATCAATAACACACGCACGCTTGTTCTAATTGGTAAAACAACAACAACATAACACAACAGTATCTCACAATATGCTAACAGCAAAAGCTAGCTGAAAATTGAAGGAATTTTGGAAATGTGAAAACGAAACCTAGCTAGGAGCAAACAACAATTTTCACAAAAGATGGACACATATGGGGTGCACCAATAGATAGGCTGCCATGAAGAACAAACAATACCTGAAAATGGAGGGTAAAAGCACTGTCAACAATGTTAGATATCAATAAGGCAAGCAAAcagatagacacacacacatatttgaGTTAGCAAGCTAACAACAGCAGCCCGACATAACAACTTCTATAGTACATTATCTGAGCTCCAAGAAGCACGTAGACTGTAGTAAACAATCATAGCTTCAAGATTTAGTGAGGCGAAAGACTAAACAACGaacacaaacaaacaaaaatagaGAGTTAAACTACGAGCATAAGAACATATAAATCAAACAGAAACTTCCAACCACAATTATTAAGGACTTTGGATAAACCACAATTACTAAGGAGTTTGGACAAAAATCAGAATATTGAAACCACAAAAACCAAGAGCGTTGACACCACCAATAGTCGCTGCAAATGAAGGCGCTGTTGAGCTggtatacaaaaaaaaaacacagaataacaaaacaaaaaatctaCACCAACAAAACATAGCAAAGCAGAGGCTCCAAATTCCAATAACCAAGGACACCAAAATACGTCTTTTATTAGTTGTGTGAAAGTTATCGTATTTTATAGTGTGTAGTTTGTAAGTACCTTAGTCTTGTTTTGAATGCTTCAAGCCTTCTTTTGTCATATCTTTCTTATCTTCAAGTTTTCTTTTACCACTTGAGGCAATTTGATGTTCGACAAGTTCTATTGCCATATGTTCCTCCGGTGTTTTTGAGGTGCTTTCTTGAGATTCAATCATAGCAATATCTGCCTTGGTCTTTATGCGTATGTAAAGATGTGCTTTTTTCTTCGGAGCTGTGTGATGTTGACGATGAATCAGATGTTGGTAGACATGCGATTATTGTATGTCGAACGAAAACTCTCCCCCTGAGTTCGTTTTTTGATGTTCTGATTTGAAGTAGGAACTGTAGTTTCTTGAATTGTTCATTAATACTGTCAAGACTAAATTCTCTTTCCTGTCATAAATAAGTACAATGAATCTTAACAGATATGTGGATTGTTCTATTGTAGGGAAAtggattttatataaatatacctGTTGCTCTGCTTCGATGATTTCTTCGCCGGACATGCCTAATAGTATTTTTGTCTCGTTATGTTCCACAAAAACAAGTAAATTCCCAGTTCCATCGTACAAATCTGCTTGAAAACGTAACCTAAATAGATATAATTGGTTACAATGCAAGATTAttagaatataaatatatagtacAAGATAGCATGTTGGTTGCTGGTGTAGTTATGTAACCTATAATTATGACTTACAATGGTTTTGGGCTTGGAAAATCATTGTTGCAGTAGAAACATGTAAATTCATATTTGTAGGCTCCTTCAGATGCTCTAGAACAACCTGGACAAGCTAAAAAATATAACCGATGTTCAGAATCAGTTATTTTCAGCGTAGCTCTGATCCAAAAAGATTTGACCTGtaaatgtatatatttatttagaataGTTTATATTTTTGAGGTGTAAATGCAGGTAAAGCAATGCATGAATGAATGTAAAATTACCTTTTCAGTCAAGCTAAGAATTTGACTGATTTTCCGTATCTGAAAGCTAAGAGGTGGGGCTATTGCTTGTTTTGCTTTTTCATATACTTCTCGGTAACAACACTTTCAACATATTCTTTGTTGTTGTTTATCCTACAAAGATAaatctaaattatttatttggttttCACTCAAAATAGCAGTTTTTTTTGTATACAATTAAGGAATAGGAAGCAAATATTGTAATAACATAACTAATAGTGAGGGGACATAAATTACCATATCATCAGTTGTTTGGCTTGTGGTATGGGAGGCTCAAATAAAATAGTACTATTTGGCACTGTTCCAATGGACAACCCtgtgataatatattttaatgagcaaagactactatatatcaatataacttgctataatatatatttagctATTTATCATTCAGATTTACTTAGTAAAGTTTTTATATAATGGAATAAAATCAAGCTTATCTTACCGTAAAATGTGTTCACAGAAAGCCTCATTCCCAAAATGATGGGCATGTTGTGAACATTTTCAACCAGATAAGGAGCTTCGTTTTCCAGAAATTCCTCCCATAATGTGAGGATTAAAGGTTTGCGTCTGTATGCATAATAAAGCTGTAATATCTCTTTGAATATGATTATGAAAAATCTAAAGTGCACCAATTGACATTGTAtattttgaaatgaaatgaCTTACTCTTCGTTGACAACGACAAAGTCCTGTAAGTGTTTTTTAGTTTTCTCAACAACCGTGGTGGAAACACATGCATAACACTGCACAATAAGTCTAAAACACAAGACCTGTTCATTAAATAACAAGACTTAGTTGGTATTTCAGGATGTGAAAGGAAAATTGGGGAAAAAACTTAGCTGATTTGTTTGTTATGCATGTCTGCTATTTGTGGGAATTGTCCAAACGAAGTAAGTTCGTAAGCATGGTCCACGGGAAGTTGTTCTTTTACGTCTGCAAGTTTAATGTAAGTGCTTCGACTCAAGATCATTTGATGTTTTGATGCTGCCATAATCGGTGTGTTTCCACTTATTTCCTTGATCTTGGCATTCCCGACATAGTAAGTTTTGTAAAGCTCAACCAACTTGTTTAGTTGATCCACATCTTGTTCATAGATGATACTTTGCATGCTTGTATTCTGGATGAAATAAAGCGTGTAATTAAACCATAtgaagaacaattttttttttacaatgctTTAAAATAATCTTACCTCTTTATCcaggaaaataattttttgctGTCTTCCCCATTTCGAAAAACGGATGGGGTTTTTTTCTACAACCAAAACCCTTACAAACCAGTTGCGAGTTTCTGGTTTAAGATTTGAAAGAGCTGTACATTTTTCATTCATTGATCTGCATGGTATAGGAAGAACAAGCAAGATATAAATGGCTATTTTCGATAATTCTAACAGAGAAGTTCTTGTTAACAATCACAATAAGAAATGACAAATATAATTTATACCTTAGATATGATATCTCTTAAGAATAACACTTTAATAtggtataaaataatttttagggtATGTAAAAGTTTTGGGACCAATTAACATGTGGAAAAGTTGTAATAAAGAAATTGAACcttattgttttaaataaaaatgtagcCACTGTGAGTAGGAAATTTTCAGAAAAGGCAGAAATCTAATTGGAAATTTTCAGAAAAGGCAGAAATCTAATTTGAATATAACAATGCTTTGTCTACAATATTTAACGTAATTGAAAATACCTaacaaatagaaaaataatagaGTAATAGTTTATCTATATTAATGTATATTTGCAGCTTGTAGAACCTCGTGATATACACTGTTTTTTGTATAATTCGTATTTTGAATTAATGGTGTTGATGGTCTAATAAGCATTTTTACTTGACCTATATTTTTCGCTCTTGATAAAGCAACATAGAGTTGACCATGTGAGAAAACATGTTCTTTCAAGTAGACACCAacaaaattcaaagtttgacTTTGTGCTTTGTTAATAGTCATTGCATAACATAGACGTACTAGGAATTGTTTTCTTTTAAATGGAATTGTTGAAAAATTGTCATGTGGAGCTTCTAATGTTATACGTGGAATAAATACTGGCTTTCCTGCATGAGTTCCTACTgaaatttcagcatatataatatttttgttgaatccTTTGCAAAGAAGACGCGTTCCATTACAGAGACCTTCGGTAAGATTAATATTCCTTAGCAATATGATTGGTgaatttattttcaaagttaATTTATGAGGAGGAAGCCCTTGGGGAGTCAAACAGTGAAATAATTCTTGTTGGTCTGGTATGATACAATTACTTGTGTTTTCATCACAACTAAAATATGTCTTCTCCTCGCCTGAAAATTTGCTAATTAGGAGATTATTTATTTCGTGAACGAATTCGTTTCTTGTAGTAAGTATAGCTCGTTTAACAAATGAAGAGAAATCAATATTCGGATAAGAAATGTTTGGAAATACCATGTCTATCAATGCATGTAAAGAAGTAACATCATCTACAAATggaatgtttattttatttggtaTTTGGATTTCCTCTTTGTCATTAATATATTCGATTCCATTACCAATTCTGAGCAAATAAGATGAGAATTCAGGATCGAGAAATGCTTGCATATTTTGCTTGAGCTTTATTTTGTCAAATTCTTTCCATAAAGGTGACATAATAATTGAGGCATCTGTAATGGCATCTCTAGTGCTTTTAAGAATTACTGGTAAGGTTTGCCGAAAATCTCCACCAAACACAACAATTTTACCACCGAATAATCTATCTAAACCCATTACATCTTTAAGCATTTCGTTGAACTTTTCAATAGTACTACGTTTAGCCATTGTAGcttcatcccaaataattaattttgctaGCTTGATTAAATGAGCTAATGTGCTTTGTTTACTAATGCTACAAGAATTCGAATCTTTTTCATCTAAAGgtattttaaatcttgaatGTGAAGTACGTCCTCCTGGAAGCAAAGATGCTGCTACTCCTGAAGTAGCTGTAGCAAGTGCTATATGACCATTTGAGCGAATTGTTGCAAGGATAGCTTTGTATAAAAAAGTTTTGCCAGTGCCTCCAGGGCCATCAATAAAAAAAGCATTTGGTAAATCATTGTTAACATGAT
Proteins encoded:
- the LOC140958386 gene encoding uncharacterized protein; the protein is MASSSTQSAYRSMNEKCTALSNLKPETRNWFVRVLVVEKNPIRFSKWGRQQKIIFLDKENTSMQSIIYEQDVDQLNKLVELYKTYYVGNAKIKEISGNTPIMAASKHQMILSRSTYIKLADVKEQLPVDHAYELTSFGQFPQIADMHNKQIS